The DNA sequence ACAAGCTTGAAAACACCCTTAATTACAACTACGATAACGACactgaatcactttcagaactatGATCCTCCGGACTTCAAATTCTTTATTCATAAACCATTTTCCACAATCTTTGACCACTGACGTCACCTTATGAAAGATGATGCCACATCATATGAAATTTATTTATAGTATCATGCTAACTATATATATACTctcctgtgttatactttccgcgtCCGCAAGTCCGATAGTGACCGCTATGGTATGCGGGATGTAAAAATCATCTTTGGAGAGTGTGtgtggagcatttttttttttcaacaagtgtgttttgtgtaaaataagtgtaaaatctatttttttatcatcaattataataaaaataaataaagtataatagAAATTGGATAGTTCTGGTCCTGTCATGCTTAAATCCATAATGTAGGCTGTATGTTGTGTCCAGCAACCATTGCAACTTCAACCTTGTTTGCTActgagagcgagcgagagagagagagagccgcacgctcaccttcaccgtcttcaaacaacacgagcgctgtcttgctctctctccctcgcgcatattaatcaaaatcaactgaCACAATGGTGtcgaacaacaacaaaaaaaaacctattcagtgatgaaatgttttctgtgatgtcaaatcttgtgcgatatcctaaactgcagagataattacacaattcgcgaactaatgatttctttgaaccgattcaatttaatgaatggtttaaacaactgacctgtccaacactgaactcacgagacgtctgaattggtgtataaaaaaatctgtaacactttacaataatattctatttattcaactatttaactacatatttaacatttacaattaataaactgcacttctacaacattgttaatttcaacatttaggctatagccttcattgttgaaatcaaaagttgtacagtatttgttaacatagttaatgcactgtgaagtaacattaccaaacaatgaacagctgtgtttttataaactaagataaaaaaagatgaataaatatagtaacaaaagtattgctcgtggtaagttcatgttagttaatatgttaacaattcaaaacATATCCtgaagttacaaacaaataatttactctaatttaaataatactttgatgtttaaatcatttaaaatgagaaagtgtgctcaccccatttttgtttgtaagaaaaaattagattagatttcatatcgcaatatatatcgcagaaaaataaaatatcgcaatgtcattttttcccaatatcgtgcagccctaccttCCATGATGCTGCAGAGCTTTTGTTAAGGTGGTCAGTGCATTATGTGACGCTCATCCTGACAGGTGTGAATGCCCATACTGTTTTTTGCAAATATGAACGTGTTTCTTATTGTCTCTGTAGCCTACAGGATACATGGAGGCCCCTCTGTCTTACAGCACTATCGAGGACCTACAGTTGCTGTCCTGGGACAACGCCCCCAAATACTGTGTCCAGCTAAGCATCCCTGGAGGGACAGTCCTCCTGCAGGTACCTCCAGCCCCCTCACGGTTTCACAACACTCATGTTGAGAAAACACTTTGACTCATTTTGCAAATGTTTGTGTGCACTCGCAGGCTGCTAACAGCTATCTGCGGGACCAGTGGTTTCACTCTATGCAGTGGAAGGTAAGGTCACACATTTAGGAAGGCTAGACTTGCAAAAAGCATCGGTGCAATGACATTTTGCATGGTTTTAGTGAGAGTATCATTTTATAAGTGTACGTATGTGGCTGGTTCTTCAACTACAGGCATTTTGATATTCCAAGAGTTGATTTCTATTAATACTAAAATGTATGTGACAATCATATTGAAACTTTCTAGGATGGAAAATTCAAACAGTCTTAAATCACTTAATTGTTATTGTGTGAAATGTTTTATGCCATTTTCTACACTACCTCAGTTGTGGCATCATTACTTGAATTCATTTTGAATCAGCAAAGTTATATATAAAGTTAATTCTTAGTTGCCAAAGAGAGAGCAATGTCCCTGAGGATCATGCTTGCTTTGAAATATGAGTCGTTATGTGTGGAGGAAACAATAAATAACACTTGCAAGTAGAGTTTTTGATTGTGCGTCATATCCAGTCAAGTTATAAAATTGTCAAATTGGCCTAAGCAAGACAAAGAAGCCACCGTCGTTATTTCCACATTgaaacaattttgaaaaaaagaatGGAAAAGTTATAAACCATTTGAGTATTATTGTGAGGAATTATTACTCTAAtcatttttttacacaatttgtAACTTCACATGTGACATTATTTCCATTATAAACCAGTGGATATTTCTAAAAAGTGAATACTTGGCTACCAAAGACACAGCTGTGTCAGTGAAGAgcgtcatgtgtgtgtgtatagaggaAATGGTAAATATCATTTCTGAGCATCAGTTTTTGTGCATCAAGGTTCCAGTCAGTAAGTTTCCGTATTTTGAGatgcagtggaaatgtttttgacgtttaaaaaaaaaaaaaataaattatatatcaactggtAGTAGACAGATTTAACTAGTGAGAGCATGAAAAGGGTTTTTTGATTTAAGAAAAGTGCCTGTGGTTGAAAAAATACCCATGCATGAGTGCAATAAAATGGAACAAAAAAAGAACTTTAAACCTAAATCACCAAGCCTTGTCACCACTGCTCTTCTCTGGGTAAGTTCGGTGAGGTAACTCACACCGTAATGTAGTTCAAAAGCTGTTATCAGATATGACCACTGCTGCATTATGGTTATAAAATATGTGCCGGTTTCATAACTGCTGGTTGCATTGGTAAAAGGTGTGTGCATTCTGGGTTTTCTGACTCCTCTGCAGAAAAAGATCTACAAGTACCGCAAGGTTCTGAATAACCCGAGCCGCTGGGACGTGGTTCTGAAGGAGATCAGGGCCCTGGTGGATACGGCCCTCATCTCACCCCTGCAGGATGAATCCATCCATCAGGCCCCGCTGCACATCATCTCCACCCTGCTTGCTGAGGTACGTCACATCATCTAATTGATGAGAAGACtacttattaattatttaatttgacaaGAGTGTTAAGCTCTTTAATAGCGTTTGCTAAGGCATGCATCGCTTTTATTATTGCTCATACCCAAAACTCTAGCGTGTAGCACGTGCAATGATAACTTCAAATCATGCAGCACATTGAGGATAAGTGAGCTGTTACATTTCTGAGTgattgtacttaaaaaaaataaaaaaataaaataaacagtcaacaaaacatttatattgacAGTGGAGTGGGCTCTTACTTTAGGAcaatctgcatttatttattgtttttgaattTAAGAGTACTTTTTTCATTGAGGACATCAGATATGTCAAATGTACACTTGTTTTTCCTAAAGTAGAATAtaagatttttactttattttattgctgtttttaatcttctgattttagttttttttattcatgaagTTATGATTACAAAAAAGATCAAATAAGAATACATTGCATTTttacagaatttaatttattaggaTTTTCAAAAAGTAGATGTTGTCATGtggttatttaatatataaacaatttgaCTCAATTCTCTTACAGATCAGTTACACTACCCTTCCAAAGGTTTATTTATGAATTTGGTTCAGTGAGACTGCAattattaatcaaaagtgaccgtaaagacatttctaaagttataaaagatttcttaaAAAATCTTCCCTGATAGACAAGAAAAAAAGGATTTGTTTTGACAGTTCTTCTAACATCATGTAGGGAATAGAATATCATATAAACTTTGCTCTTAATTTAGAACCTAAAACcctaaaagaaatgtatttttattttgtgcattaaTCATGTCAAATTGATCCGATGTATTATTTTTTCAGCCAGTTTCTCCTTGAAGTATAGCTGGCATCTTTTATGTTAGAACTTAAGCAGCATTCTGCTTTGATTTCTGGTTATGAGTGTCTTTTGTAAATTGAGGTGTGTGTTATGTCTCATTTCGAGTCTGCGTTCAGGTTAAGAGTTACCTTTGGTTGCCTGTGTAACTGTGGTTTagtgagactttttttttacatggcaTCAATACACAACGAAGATCTCCTTGTTTGCACATAGGAAAAGATTGGTTGCTGCCATACTTTGATTTGCAAATGTAGATTGTGTCTTTGAATACCACATACAGCAAGCATTTGAATTCAAAGAGGGTTTTAAAATGTCTAAAAACAGACCTCTCACTGGCCTTTGGTCAAAAGGCTGTTATCTGTACACAAGCTTTCCCAAGAAGgccattaacattttaaaagtagGGCTTGCTGGTTGTTTAGTCACTTAGCCGTGGCACCACTGGCAAATAATGCTTTTGTGTCATTTCCTTCCTAGAACACTAACCTCAGCGCTCAGGATCACGAGAACATAATTGTGGTAAGTGGggctgcttttttttatatatatatatatatatatatatatacaaaaaatatataatattgccTTCACTTTAAACTCTATTGCTAacaagtaagggataatgtacatccagccggttgttctCTCCCCGACTGGGTGATCAGGACCCCGATGCGAAGCAGATAtcaggatgacataattaaataattgtacaccattttgaattgagttttaatattttattagctaaataaaacgcaaagcttccaccaagaaaaaataGTTCAAACAAGAGTACAGCGCCAACTGctgttacccggatgagcctgtgttacTAGCTTTTACTGGTTGTTATCGAGGGATAACGTACCTCAGAATGtcgtgactgaccaatcagaatcaagtattccacagagccgtgtaataaagGCAGTTACATAATGTGTCTTAAGGCTCAGTGAAACACACTCTAGAAGAAAACTGACTTGAAAATGTAGTGGTCTGCCATAGAAACAGGAAATGCACACACAGATGTGCTCTTTGAAGGATGTGCACTTCTAGAAAAATGTGGATGAAAAGCAACAAGTCTCTACATGTCTGTGGGGAAGTGACTAATGGTTTGAATCTGTCTGTAGGCCATCGCACCCTTGCTGGAGAATAACCACCCTCCCCCTGACTTGTGTGAGTTCTTCTGCAAGGTAAATGTGACAATTCTGGCTATTCTTCAGGGGAACAATTGAGTTCAGTATCGTAaaccctattttattttattcagcattttattttaatctttaatatttcgattgtttaaaatcttttggCTTGTGTTTCTGAAATAACttctaaaaggaaaaaaaggtCAAATATGGTATTAATTCACTAGGATTTAAAAGATATGCATCATCACAtggttatttaatatataaaccaattttacagtttctacaaaaacagCTAGACTAATGTTCAAAATTTgagtggactttttttttttttaagaaattacacGTTAaaatgatcagaagtgacagtaaatacatttataatattacaaaagatttctattttaaataaatgccattcttttaaactttgtattcatcTGAGAATTATGAAAAAGCTATCACAGTTTCCTCAAAAAAATAAtcagcacaacggttttcaacattgattataagatatatatatttcttgagcactgaatcagcatatgagaatgaaggatcgtgtgacgctgaagacatataaaattcagttttgccatcaaaagaaaatattacatttttaaaacattaaaacagaaaacagttatttaagttataataatatttcacaacattactgtttttcctgTATATTTAATTggctaaatgcagccttggtgagcttaagagaagacataaaaataaaataaaaacttttgaatggtagagtatTGTGTAATTGTGCATTATTTATGTCTGATATCATAACTTTACCAAGTACTTTTTAAAGAGGGCTTttgtaatataatgtttttgtgagcTATAATGTTTTTGATGATTAATATATGTATTAATCAGTATCTGTTTTTGTGTTCCTCTACACAGCACTGTAGGGAGCGTCCTCGGTCGATGGTGGTGATTGAAGTGTTCACTCCTGTGGTTCAGAGAATCCTCAAACACAACATGGTGGGTCTGCGCACTACACAAGACGTGCTCTTGAATTCACACATCGCTACAACCTCTTATGACTCTCTTGTCTTTTCTTCTCATTCCAGGACTTTGGGAAGTGCCCCAGACTCCGTCTCTTTACTCAAGAGTATATTTTGGCTCTGAATGAGCTTAACGCTGGCATGGAAGTGGTCAAGAAGTTCATTCACAGGTGAGTGACACTGTCCTCACAATGTGGCAAGCGATAAAAGCTTGGAATCTCATTGCATCACACCTGGTTAGGACACAATGTTACCAAAGAAGTAGTGCTTGAAAAGTCCTTGAAAGTCTAGGAATTTCATTTTGCAGTTTCTGTACAAACCTGGCCTTCATATATACACAAACTGTAACATCCTTTTATCTATCAGACCGGGTCATTTTAATAGTCCGTTTAAGACCAAGCCCTGCGCTTACTTCCTGTTAcagctttcttttctttttgctgtcACTGCGTTTGGACGCAGGAGCTATACTAACCTGACCTTTTTTCACATTATGATTTCAGCATGCATGGTCCCACCGGACAGTGCCCTCATCCTCGGGTTCTCCCCAATCTCGTGGCGGTGTGCCTAGCTGCCATATACTCTTGCTACGAAGAATTCATCAACAGGTGCGTCCAATTCACTGGTTTTCCAACCCATGAGATGCGATTTACCCTTGAGACCGGAGTTCAAAACATTTCTCTGAATCATTTTTGCCGACTTCATTACTCCATGTCCTTTTTTAtcaaaatagtctttaaatatgcaTGCTTTCTCTGCCACCTGCTTTAATCGGTCAGTATTTTTTGTGACAAATAACAGTGACTTGGCTGTAGTGACGTTTTTAGTCTCACCTGTCCTCACCTGACCTGAGAGGAATAAGGAACCGTTTTAAAAAGTTTGCATGATTCGCAAAGCCTCAAGAGAGCGAGAAGTGTCAAAGCTTACTCCCTAGGCTTCCTTGCACTGCTCCCTCTCTGTTTTTTTCCTATCTGTTCTCTCATTCACTCTCCAATGGCCTTTTGACAAATTTCCGTAACTACAGTTGGATATTTTAAAGGTgcacatttacatattttcatCCCATGTTCCATTTGTCATCCTACCAGATCAGATGTCCTATAGTTACTTGTTAGTCAAATAAGATCTTTCAAATACTGTGGCCATGTAGCAAATTAAACAGCTGGTGTTTTGTATATGACTGcatgcaaatatgaaaatttCCATGGAATGTTTCTGAAACTCTCCGAATGCAATATTAGTGTATTTTTTCTTTCTCGACAAATTGACAgtgaatgcatttagcagacgcattaTCCAAATCTCACAATTTTacagcttttactgtattttcaatcgAATACATACTGCCTTGGCAAGTGTAAGagaccactttaaaaaacaaacaagctaaaaaaaatcttaccaaccaaataaaaaatttgaatggTGTATATATCTAATAGTTCCCCCAACTAAAAATATTCTTTAATCTTTTATCCTTAAAAAATTAACACACCATAAAAGGACAATTTGAATTTTGTGAAAAGTGGCATATGTCTTATCTCATTCTTTTATCTTTTAGTCGGGACAACTCTCCCAGTCTCAAGGAAATCCGAAACGGTTGTCAGCAGCAAAGTGAGAGGAAGCCGCCCATGCCTTTGCGCCTGCTGCGGCCCGAGCCGCCCACGCCACCCCCGACTACCACCCTGTCCCCACCCCCGGCCCTGCCCCTCTCACCACCACCTTCCATCATCAATTCCAGCGAGATCCTGGTAGAGCTGGAGCGCAACAACAACACCACTAACACACTGCACAAGGCCCCCCCAGAAGGCGACAGCGAGCCCAACCTGATCGACTGTCTACTAGTCAGCCCCGCGCTCAATGCCCTGTCCATTCAGCTGCCTGCTCACGCTGACAGAGTGCTGGGATGTTTCGCCCTCATCCTTAAAATGCTGTGAGTATTGCACCACTGGATCTTTCTATTATTTTTCCACACAAAATACACCTCTGTCCCTTTTTAAGAAGTTCCTTTGGCGGTAATGGCTGCCAGACCTGCCCACATGGTAGATAGAGGTAAATGCTGGCATCACAGGAccttaaataaataatgctaaattaattttattttaattgtttagcttgccaaagtacatttaaaaaaagtatttagctACACTACAAGTTACCAACAAGTAAACAAGTAGCTATGCGAAGCTTCACTTTTAGATAATtcaattaaatcatattaaaaagaaaaaaaaattaactgagagaaatacttttttttttttcagatacatgtatgtgtgtgtttatgtatattaattatacacacacatacatgtttccaaaaaaaaaaaagtatttctctCAGTTAAGGAGATAAATATGGCTCCATCACGTCAGTCTTTGTTATTATCAGTTTAcatggtattttttcttttcatcttgcctctgtataatgcatattaaagttcgctgctttgtttacagtggaaaccaaggaaacactttaagcgccacctgctggcagagagtgaatctgcgtttCATTCAGCTCATCTGTTGTTTAATgcagatatttttatgtatagttttaCAAAATTGgagtcaaaccattctgtttttgcttcagatttcaaaattatacagtgtaatttaaattaaaagctgcccatgttgcatgtatgcaacatctttgtttggatcatgattaaaatgcattgGTTGCCTctgattttaaatggaaaaagcacagaacaaagccttattttgtttatatgaagagatttattttattagtgttgtttatttgatttagggcttgttttaaaatttctatttagttttgttattaacATTATATTACAAAGTTTTCATTTAGCAGAGGCTTGTGCAATATGCAAgtgttatattattatagtgttatatttcagtttcacaaataaaatgtgcacaattttgtgaaacaaaaataaaatgacacgtttaatttttattttgtcttaaatttcattttgtaaaaaaaaaaaaatttgtgaattgtgagttgagtgaatcgttacatccctattaAGTGATGAGTAACATGTACAAACTGATTCAGAAAAACTGATCAGAACCTCCTGTTTCGTTAAATAGACTAAACAATCCAGTGCTCTTTGAGAATGAAAGTGGGTTGTAGGAGGGTGAGTTTGTTTGTACCTTGTAAGGCTGTGCAATACAgcattttgttgcatttttggAATAATTAGCTTACGAAAAATGCTTATTCGAGCTGCTGAAAAATTTATTATAGTTGTTCCCCAACACTAATTCTCCCACATTGTGTAAAACTatatgtttggggggggggggggctattcaGCCATAATCGCACAGAGAAGTGACCTTAAACTAGTCTGCATATTTATAACAGATTCATTGAACCGAATCTGTTTTTAGGCTTTACCACCTTCACCTGATCCTATTGTGAACATCCGGTTGCAGAGTTTCTGAGGTTTCAGCTTTCACTGGCCAATCTTACATAAGGTTCTTATTTTCTCCAGTTCTCGCTCTCCCTGCCTCTGAATCTCTAATTTCTCCTCTGGCCTTTTCCTTCCACAGATCAGACTACGATGACTGGAGACCAGCACTGGCCAGCCTGCTTCAACCAATCCCCTTCCCGAAAGAGTAAGGGCATTTACTACCCTCTCATCCTCCTCAGTTACTTTCTTTCTAAAAATGTACTTGCCACCTGTTTCAACTATGGAATCCATTATGATTAGTAATAGTATGATTTCTGTTGCTGCAATTAACTCATTGTGAAGTGTCAGATACAGCAATCAGTTAATCTACCATTGTGTGTTAAGTTCTCTATCTACAGCGCGTTAATTGCAGTTGCACATGTGATTTAAATTAGTCAGCTGGTTCTGATGACACAGTTTTGTTATCTATACTCAATATAAACGCTGATATTTTAAACTTCCTGTTCATTAAATAGTCAGGAAAAAGTATCCcgatttccaaaaaatattaagcaggacaactgttttcaacattgataataaaaagaaatgcctcttgagcaccagatcagcatattagaacgaattttttgttttgtgtatcatgtgacaatgaagactggagtaatggctgctaaaaatacagctttgaagttacaggaataaattacattttaaaatatagaaaattattattattagttattttaaagtgtagttatattttaaatattgtagtttttacagtttttcttatcaaattaaatgtgtccttggtaagcataagagacttttaattaaaaaaaaaaatcacacctaTCCTAAACTTTTGAGTGGTAGGGTATGTGAAATATGAATTTATGTTTTGGATGTGCAGCCTATATAACGATACCAGGGGCCCTCCGAGTATGTGTGGTGGGCTGGTCTCGAGGGACGGCGTACAGGGTAGAAAACTGACGTGGGCAAGCCCCAGCAGGGCTCTGCAGCGGGATTGTGGGTATTGAGTGAGGCATCTAGGGTTCTCTGTGGCTCCTTTAATTGTCCCTTCAGGACAGAGCACATCATTACAGGCCTTCTGCATAGCCCTGCGGTTGCCACAGGTGGAGGGCTCACCTGCCTTTGTTCGCTACGCCAAGCTTCCAATCTTCattagaaaaaaattaacaacagCCAGGCGCGTCCCAGAGCACTCATGACACACATGCAAAACATTTGATGAAGTCCTCCCAGACTTTAGATGACTTGAAATTGTATCATCATGCGTGTCAAGGCAAGCACGCCTACATAGAGAGAAAGCAACTTGTGTAATTATGTGGAATGACAACACTGTCTTTTTTTGCATGCCTGAGTCAAGTCGGTGTTTTTCTCTGTTTGCTTTCTCCTCTCTAGGGCCCTTGCACATGCCAAATTCACAAAGTAAGTGACTTCGGTTTTGCCCCTAATGTATACTGAACCATTTAGGGagacattttaaataaactttttttaaatcagttactAACAATTTAATTTGCTGGTGTTGAAG is a window from the Carassius carassius chromosome 13, fCarCar2.1, whole genome shotgun sequence genome containing:
- the LOC132156268 gene encoding C-Maf-inducing protein-like, translated to MDFNGSGGGNELHNNQFYPSEESKPLLGEISTQQPPPEGNNNHKAGPCSKRSLLHSSSGMRYKLLQEGDIQVCVVKHPRTFLSKIFTSKYLRRWEPHHLTLTDSSLVSATPTGYMEAPLSYSTIEDLQLLSWDNAPKYCVQLSIPGGTVLLQAANSYLRDQWFHSMQWKKKIYKYRKVLNNPSRWDVVLKEIRALVDTALISPLQDESIHQAPLHIISTLLAENTNLSAQDHENIIVAIAPLLENNHPPPDLCEFFCKHCRERPRSMVVIEVFTPVVQRILKHNMDFGKCPRLRLFTQEYILALNELNAGMEVVKKFIHSMHGPTGQCPHPRVLPNLVAVCLAAIYSCYEEFINSRDNSPSLKEIRNGCQQQSERKPPMPLRLLRPEPPTPPPTTTLSPPPALPLSPPPSIINSSEILVELERNNNTTNTLHKAPPEGDSEPNLIDCLLVSPALNALSIQLPAHADRVLGCFALILKMLSDYDDWRPALASLLQPIPFPKEALAHAKFTKELKYVIQRFAEDPRQEVHSCLLSVRSGKDGWFQLYSPGGVACDDDGELFASMVHILMGSCYKTKKFLLSLAENKLGPCMLLALRGNQTMVEILCLMLEYNIIENKDTQLQIISTLESTQVGLRMYEQLCDRQRELKELQRKGGPTRLTLPSKSTDADLARLLSSGSFGNLENLSLAFTNVTSACAEQLIKLPSLKQLNLWSTQFGDVGLRLLSEHLACLQVLNLCETPVTDAGLLSLSSMKSLCSLNMNSTKLTADTYEDLKAKLPNLKEVDVRYTEAW